CTGTATCAACGCCGCCAGCTGCGCGTGCGCCAGGGGCGACGCCACCGCGAACACCAGGTTCGACGGCGCGAAGGCCTTGTGGTAGACGTGCCGCAGGATGTCGTAGGTCAGGCTCTCGAGCGAGCCGGGGTCGCCGGCGGGCGGGTTCGCCAGCGGGTGGTCGCCGTACAGCGCCTCGGCAAGGATGCGATCGGCGCGGCCGCGCGCGCTGTGGGCTCCGCGTCCCAGCAGCTCGGCCTGGGCGGCGAGTTCCTCGGCGTACGCCTCCGCGGTGAAGCTCGCGTGCTGGATCATGTCCAGCAACAGCACCAACGACTCGACGCCGTTGGCCGCCGCGGTTTCCAGCCTGATGAACGAGAAGCGGCCGGTGGTGTAGTAGTCGTCCATGGGAAAACGCGGATCGTCGACCAGCTTCACCTCGGCGCCCAGGCTGCGGAGCTTGTGCGAGACGCACGCGGCGTCGCAGCCGCCGATGCCGCGGGGCAGCAGGCGGTGCACCATGTTCAGGGCGCCGGGGCGGTCGCCGTCGATCTCGGCGCGGTTGCGCACCGTCAGGTGGGCGGCGAACAGGGCCGAGGCGGGGTTCTGCAGGGTCACCAGCACCGCGCCGTTGGTCAGCTCCGAGCGCTTGAGGACCACCTCGGCCTGCGCGCCGTCCGGTGCGTCGGCCGCCGCCCCCGGCAGCACGTGCACCGCCAGGTGCGGACTGCCCACCAGGTAGGCGCCCAGCACCCGCGTGACCTCCTCGGCCTCCACCGCGCCCAGGTCGCCCAGGAAGTTGAGGAAGAAGTCGACGCCGCCGTTGGCGATGGACTCGGACGACATGATGGCCAGGTGGCGCAGCTGCTCCCGCTCGATCAGGGTCTCGGTCTCCTGCATGCGGACGACCTCGTGCACATCGTCGGGGGTCACGCCCCAGTCCACGGCGCGCGCCAGGGCTTCGCTCACCAGGCCGTGATACCGCGCCGGATCGGCGTCGGCGGGCATCCGCAGCTCGATCACGAGACGGCCGAATCCGTCGTTGCGCTCCCACCAGCTGCCGATCTCGGCTCGCTCGTCGGGCGGCAGGCCGTCCATGGCACGGCTGAGGATGCCGTCGACCGGCGCGTCGAGCAGGCTCGTGAGCACCAGGAAGGGGAAGAAGTCGGGCGAACCGTAGGCCGGCGCCTCGTAGGCCAGGGCCAGGACGTGGACGTCGCCGCCGCGCCGGGTGATCGCGTGGGTGCGGTCGAGGTAGCGGGCCGGCCCGAGCTCCGGACGCGACACGGTGCCGGGCGGCACCTCGCCGTAGTGCTCCTGCAGCAACGCGAGGGCCGCGTCGCGGTCGAAGTTGCCGGCGACGGTCGTGATCATGTTGTTGGGCACGTAGTGGTGCTTGTAGAAGTCGTACACATCATCGCGCCGCAGGTGCTCGATGGTGCTCAGGGTGCCGAGGGTCGGCATGCCCAGGCTGCTGCCGCCGTACAGCGCCTCGCGCAAGGCGTCGTCGGCGAAGTCGCCTGCCCAATCTCGCCCCTGCACGATCTCCCCGACGACGATGCCCCGCTCCTTCTCGAACTTGTCGGGCGGCAGCAGGGAATGGAAGAGCATCTCCGCCTGCAGCTCGATACCCGTCTCGAGGTTCTCCGCCGGTACGATCATGATGAAGTTGGTGTAGAAATCGGTCGTGTGGGCGTTGTTCCAGGCGCCGATGCGGTCCGCCAGTTCGTACTGCTGCTCCTGCGTGTACCCGTCGCTGCCGTTGAACAACAGGTGCTCCAGCATGTGGCTCATGCCGCTGGTGCGAAAATCCTCGTGGGCCGAGCCGACCAGCACCTGGGTCGTGACGCTGGCCATGGGTTGGCCGGGATTGCGCAGGAAAAGGACCTGCAGGCCGTTTTCCAGGCGCAGCACCTCGGCGCCGACGGGCAGCCCGGGGAAACGGGGCGTCTCGGCGGCGGGGGGCGCGGTGGCGGCGCTCCAGGTCTCGCGCTCCAGCAGCTGTTCGGCCGCGCCGGAGACGGCGACCGCCGCCGGGTTCAGCGCTGCGACCCACATCGTCAGCACGGCGAAGAGGGTACCGGTCACCTTGGTCATCCGACTCGTCATGATCCGACCTGCTTTCTGATATGATGTCAGGCCACGGCCTGCGCGCACCGGACGATGCCCAGGAAATCGTCGGTCTTCAGGCTGGCGCCACCGATCAACCCGCCGTCGATGTCGGCGCGTCCGAAGAGATCCTCGGCGTTGCCCGGCTTGACGCTGCCCCCGTAGAGGATGCGCAGCGCGTCGGCCGCCCCGGCTCCCAGCATGCCGGACACCAGGTCGCGCGAGACGGCGTGGATCGCCTGGGCCTGCTCCGGCGTGGCCGTCTCGCCGGTGCCGATGGCCCAGACCGGTTCGTAGGCCAGCACCAGGTTGTTCGGCGCGGGCGCGGCCAGACGCGGCAACACCCCCGCCAGCTGGGCCCGGACAACTTCGCGCTCGCGTCCGGCCCTGCGCTCCCCGAGCAGCTCGCCGTAGCAGAAGATGACCGTCAGGCCGGCGGCGTGGGCGCGATCGATCTTGCGCACGAAATCGTCGTCGGTCTCGCCGTAGAAGGCCCGTCGCTCCGAGTGGGCCACGATGACGTGGCTGCAGCCGGCCTCGGCCAGCATGTCCGCACCGACCTCGCCCGTGTAGGCCCCGGCGTCCGTGGCGCTGCAGTTCTGGGCCCCCAGCAGCAGCCTCTCGCCCTTGACGACGGCGGCGACCGCCGGGATCGAGACGGCCGGCGGGCACACCAGGACCTCGCCCGACAGGTCCAGTCCCAGCAGGCCCATGGCGACCTGACGGGCCAGCTTGGCCGCCGCGGCGGGTCCCAGGTTCTGTTTCCAGTTGCCGGCCACGAGATAGGGACGCATGTCATCCTCCGTTCGGTCAGCGACGTCCGCGCAGCATGATCAGGCGGACGAGTTGCAGCACGGCCATCAGGGCGGCCGCCACGTAGGTCAGGGCCGCCGCGTTCAGCACGGCCTTCACGTGTCCCGATTCCTCCGGCGTCACGATGCCGTGCCGGTTCAGGAGCACCACGGCCCGCTTGCTGGCGTCGAACTCCACGGGCAGGGTGAGCAGGGTGAAGAAGGCCGCCACGAGATAGACCAGGATACCGATGTCCATCAGGACGGGGAAGTGGAACAGGAAACCGACGAAGAACAGGGGCATGGCGAGGTTGCTGCCGAAGTTCGCCACGGGAAAGATGCTCTGGCGCAGCTGCAGGGGTACGTATCCCCGGGCGTGCTGCAGGGCGTGCCCGGCCTCGTGACAGGCCACGCCCAGGGCGGCGACGCTGTCACCCGCATGGTTGGCCCGGCTCAGACACAGCTTGCGCACGCGCGGATCGTAGTGATCGGTCAGCTCGCCGTCGACGACCTCGATCTCCACCTGCGGGAGCCCCGCCGCGTCCAGGAGCCGGCGAGCGGCCTGGGCGCCCGTCAGCCCCCTGGCCGAGCGCACATCCAGGTACTTGCGGTAGGTGGACTTGACCTTGTTCTGGGCGTACAGGGCGAAGACGAAGGCCGGTATCAGCAGCAAGAAGGTGGAGTCCCAGAACATGCGTTCCTCCCCGTGTTGGCGGTACCGCTCAGGCGTCCAGGCGCGGCAGGAAGGCCAGCAGCAGCCTCGCCATGCGGTCGCGGACCGTCAGGCCAGCTTCCACGACGTCCTGGTGCGACAGCTCCGGCTGCCC
The DNA window shown above is from bacterium and carries:
- a CDS encoding zinc metallopeptidase, with product MFWDSTFLLLIPAFVFALYAQNKVKSTYRKYLDVRSARGLTGAQAARRLLDAAGLPQVEIEVVDGELTDHYDPRVRKLCLSRANHAGDSVAALGVACHEAGHALQHARGYVPLQLRQSIFPVANFGSNLAMPLFFVGFLFHFPVLMDIGILVYLVAAFFTLLTLPVEFDASKRAVVLLNRHGIVTPEESGHVKAVLNAAALTYVAAALMAVLQLVRLIMLRGRR
- the tpiA gene encoding triose-phosphate isomerase, with amino-acid sequence MRPYLVAGNWKQNLGPAAAAKLARQVAMGLLGLDLSGEVLVCPPAVSIPAVAAVVKGERLLLGAQNCSATDAGAYTGEVGADMLAEAGCSHVIVAHSERRAFYGETDDDFVRKIDRAHAAGLTVIFCYGELLGERRAGREREVVRAQLAGVLPRLAAPAPNNLVLAYEPVWAIGTGETATPEQAQAIHAVSRDLVSGMLGAGAADALRILYGGSVKPGNAEDLFGRADIDGGLIGGASLKTDDFLGIVRCAQAVA
- a CDS encoding insulinase family protein, producing the protein MTSRMTKVTGTLFAVLTMWVAALNPAAVAVSGAAEQLLERETWSAATAPPAAETPRFPGLPVGAEVLRLENGLQVLFLRNPGQPMASVTTQVLVGSAHEDFRTSGMSHMLEHLLFNGSDGYTQEQQYELADRIGAWNNAHTTDFYTNFIMIVPAENLETGIELQAEMLFHSLLPPDKFEKERGIVVGEIVQGRDWAGDFADDALREALYGGSSLGMPTLGTLSTIEHLRRDDVYDFYKHHYVPNNMITTVAGNFDRDAALALLQEHYGEVPPGTVSRPELGPARYLDRTHAITRRGGDVHVLALAYEAPAYGSPDFFPFLVLTSLLDAPVDGILSRAMDGLPPDERAEIGSWWERNDGFGRLVIELRMPADADPARYHGLVSEALARAVDWGVTPDDVHEVVRMQETETLIEREQLRHLAIMSSESIANGGVDFFLNFLGDLGAVEAEEVTRVLGAYLVGSPHLAVHVLPGAAADAPDGAQAEVVLKRSELTNGAVLVTLQNPASALFAAHLTVRNRAEIDGDRPGALNMVHRLLPRGIGGCDAACVSHKLRSLGAEVKLVDDPRFPMDDYYTTGRFSFIRLETAAANGVESLVLLLDMIQHASFTAEAYAEELAAQAELLGRGAHSARGRADRILAEALYGDHPLANPPAGDPGSLESLTYDILRHVYHKAFAPSNLVFAVASPLAHAQLAALIQEQLPGRGTPNPGLPPAPVTTESHRLTETVGGQMAAIRTGALLGVEPDDAPALEMLVAVLSDRLGMDLRETRGLSYSVGASLDLYGAEAEFAAWLNPPTPRLAEGEGALLEAVSGFDPSSITQAELDAARSARRGRLMMRRLSSISQAYYLAMAELDGDVKAYLGGLDVYRDVALGDLVRVGGKYLSGLPLVTVVVD